tctctctctctctctctctctctctctctctctcacacacacacacacacacacacacacaacaccctcacacacacacaaaacacaaaatcctTGCCCCTGGGCCTTGGGCAGAAGGGGGGCTATTGATACAGATGTCCCTCTTAGAGATGGGTAGTCCCTCTGTCATTTACTGTCTGTACTGTGACCGTCTTTGCAGTCACTCATATCAGCCCAGTACGAAGAGAAACTTCTTTTCCAGGCTCCGGCAGCAGCACTGATCTATGGGCCTAAGCAGCTACTTAGCCGCTATTGATGAGTCTGCCACGCCCATTAGCAAAGCAGCAGCCGTCTTCCACTAAGGCTGACCACCTCCAGAGCTTTTGACCAGGTTTGCAGCACCAGTTGTGTTCACAGGACCAATCTTCCTGTGACTCAGGACCCAATCTCATTTGAAAGTGGCTGTTTGTCTGTGTGGCAGACTTACTACTATTGCACCAGGGGGCTGTATTGTCGTCCTACATGGAGCTGATGGCTGAGTGAGACTGTTGGCGACAACCCTCCCTGGAAGCCTGCACACCTTTCCACACTGCTGAGGGCCAGCCAGCGGGAAGAAGCGTCATCGCTGTTCCAGCCTGATCCTCTACTTCCTGTGATGAAGGCACATGGCCTTGTCAGGGTCTTCCATCGAGGTCTGGTGGGCGATCAACAACAGTTTCGCCTTAATTATTAGCCACGTGCTAAATCAACAATTTAATCTTCcaaatttaaaattcttaaaaatctaCCAGTATTCTATAACAAATACCTCTACCTGGATCCTCACTATCTTCTGATGATTTGCCATTTTGAATGCACTCTTGCTACAGTTCACGGTTTCCCTGACCTTCAGTgttgctttgtatttttattgagCGATAACTTACTCTTTCAGTATGTTTGTAAGGTCTGCAGCCATTGCCACTCTCCATTCCAgacattcttccttctctctcccctgatGCCCTGGAGGTCTCTCCCACTCTTGGACCTTGAATATGGACACAGCAATACAACCTATGGCCCTCTGGTCTGGCTTTTTCCACTCAGAACAATGTTTCCAAGTTCATCTCCACCTCAGTTCGTCATTCATTCTGTTATTGAAAACTGTTGCActggactgaagagatgactcagtggttgagagcactggcttgACTCCCCGcatctacatggtgactcacaaccctctgtCACTTCTGTATAATATGTAGCACATCTTAAATGATAACAGATGAAGAGAAAGGCATTCTCTGTGTCAGCAAGGAAGGTCCCCAAACTAATCCCTGGTGGGGAGTTGGAGACAGTGCTTCTGGCTTAGCCTGGTCATATTTATGTATAGGGCATCTTGAAGAAGAACAGCCAGACAAAACGGGACTATAGTAGCAAAGATAGATGAGTGACTGCCCCCTGACCATGTGTGTCTATAAGCTGTCACCTCCTTTGGTCATTCTGCACCAGACTTCATGTAAATGGAACTGTGTTTATGTGCTTTTTGTGTTTGCAAAATTTTACCTCACATTTCATTCATGACATGCATCTGTGTAGTCTCTGAAGCTGTGCACAGCCATGCTTAATTTGGTGGTAATACTATACAGTAGTCTATTATATATCCCAGGATTCTTGGGATTCAACATGAACAAATGAATAAGTGTGATAAGCCACATTAACAGAATAAAGGACAAAATCCTGATTGGTAGATGGAGAAAAggaatttgacaaaattcagtgtCCCTTTACAGTAAAATCTCTCAACAGATGGTATGTGAAGAGAATACACAGGAACACAGGAAAGCCCACACACGGCAAGCTCATAATATTCAACATGAAAACTTGAAGGCTTCTAAGGTCAGAGACAGAGATGCCTACTCACAATCCGCACTAACCCAGGACTAAAAATCCTAGCCAGGGCAAGTAGGAAAGCAAAGGAGGTAACGGCCATTTAAACTAAATAGAGGTCCAGCCGCCTCCGATGGTGTGCCCCAGGGCCCCATCCAGGCATCGCTTCCTCCCCTTCCTGAATCTCTTCCTCCAGCTTCATTTCTTTGGCAGTCTCCACCCTGCttagatgttttcatttattctagATTCCACACATGACAGAGACCATGCAAGGctggccacagtgacacacctgtcatctcagcacttcagaggctgagccaggaggattggCATGAGTTCAGagataacctgggctacatgagaagtACCTAGCCATTCAAGCctactgtactggatagctttgtgtcaacttgacacagctggagttatcacagagaaaggagcttcagttgggaaaatgcctccatgagatccagctgtaaggcattttctcaattagtgatcaaggggggaggtccccttgtgggtggtgccatctctgggctggtagtcttgggttctataagagagtggactgagcaagccaggggaagcaagccagtaaagaacatccctccatggcttctgcatcagttcctgctttctgacctgcttgagttccagtcctgcatcctttggtgattaacagcagtatggaaatgtaagccaaataaaccctttcctccccaacttgcttcttggtcatgatgtttgtgcaggaatagaaaccttgactaagacacctacatagtgagattctgtttcgaactccaaaggaagaaaacaggggGGAGCattcaatgctttctttctgGTCTGGAGGTTTTGCTTAACATGGTCTTTTCACTTACTTTCCTGCAAACAGCATCTTCCTGTCCGTCTTCATACCCTGACCCATTCCTTTAACCATGCATCTGTGGACTAGCACATAGACTGATCCCACAACATAGCTGCTATGAATACACTTGAAATAATTTTGCTTCAGGAATTAACCTGctttcccccaccaccaccataggtagaaatgtataataaataattctgtcCCTTCTCAGTGGCTGCCCCTTTAACCTACCTTTTCCAGAGGAAATCGTCATTTGTCTGTGTTCATCTTCTTTGTGTTCCCTCTCACATTCATTTTcaataattgtttttcttatattctGGGAATGTTTGCTATTCTTTTCTTAAATCATGaactattttaaacaaacaaacaaaaaataataagcaaTGGGAGccagagaggtagctcagtggttaggccGGAGAGATAACTCGATGGCTGGGTGTCCTAGCTGCTCTTGTGTGGAACCTGACttcaatcctcagaacctacatgTCAGACCACAATCATcagtaactgcagctccagggaattctgacaccttcttctggcctctgtgggcaccaggcacgtaCATGGTGAgcaaacatgcatgcaggtaaaatattcatatgcatcaagtaaagcttttaaaattaacgtagcactaaaaataaaaattaacaacaaaggggctggagaggtgactcagcactTAAGATGCTGTTTTTTGCAAAGGTTCGGAGTTTGAGTCACAGCACCcgtgtcaggtggctcacaaccacctataaccccagctctgggggatccaatatcctcttctggacttcatGGGCTTTCACGAGAAtgtggcagagagacagacagacagacagagagacagacacaatttctttcattaattaatttattcactttctaTCCTGAcagcagccccctccctcctcttctcctagtCCCATCctcacaagcccctcccccatcacctcctccccttctcctcagagaaagggacaCCTCCCTTAGGCACCAACCTGCCCTAAGACACCAAGTCACagcaggattaagtgcatcctctcccactgaagccagacaaggcagcccagctaagggaaggggatccaaaggcaggcaacagagtcagggacagcccctgctcgcATTGTTAAggaacctacatgaagaccaagctgccaTACACAAATTTTTGAAGCAGtaaaaacaaatcctttaaaaactaacaaccaacctcccccccaccctccccacccctgctgcaAACGAACACACAAGAAATAATAGCAAATAAGCAATACAGTAAAATgtatttgtcttctctttttaaagCCAGGAGCTTCCTTGAGAACCAGGACTGTTTTTCAAGGCACCGCCGCTGCAGGATGAAGTGCAAAGATACTGAATACGCCATCAGATACTGCGAGGACTGGACCATCTGCTGTCGGGTGAAGAAGAAGGAATTCAGGAAGAAGAAGATGTGGTGACGTGTTAGGCTCCATCTTCTCAGATTCCAGGGAAAGGCACCGGAAGTAAATACAAGTTCCTTGTGGTGTGATGAGTAACAGGGACTTCATGACAATTTCATGCTTAGATAGTCACGTGCACATAAATACACGTCTTATCATGCTGTGAGTCTATTTTCATGTGTCTAACCTTCAGCAGATTGTGTTTTCAACTATACACTCCATATATGCAAGGTTGGCCTTGGCAATGCTAAATCAGATCAGTGAGTTattaagaggaggaggaggaggaggaggaggaggaggaggagagaaatggaagaatattggaaagaagaagaagggctcagcaggaggggaagaggaaaaaataaaggagTAGGGTGAATCTGAGCAACATGTATTATGCATGTATCaatgaacacattttaaattattttaaaatttaaaagaaaataattctggtCTTTGGTAAATTATTTGCCATTTAAATGTTCTTATCTTTCAGATGAGGTAAGAACATAATGATTATGATTATATAAATTAGAATGTGTTACCTGATCTTTCTATATAGGTCCTTCTGACTCTAAAGGTTTCTGTTAAGGAGTCCAGTGTAATCTAATACCTTAATAAGAGTAGGGACTCCTGTCTCCTTCAGTCTTCAATGTTTTAACTATAATATATCATAGAGAATctcttttctggtcttgtctaCTTGGTTTCTATAGGCTTCTTACCTGGATAAGCTTCTCAGTATGGATTtggaaaatttttcttctatggtgTCACTGAAGATATTATCTGTGCCTTTATTGTGGTATTCTCCTATGCCCacaatttgaattattttctcatgttcaattcttcttcttcttcttcttcttcttcttcttcttcttcttcttcttcttcttcttcttcttcttcttcttcttcttcttcttcttcttcttcttcNNNNNNNNNNNNNNNNNNNNNNNNNNNNNNNNNNNcttcttctccttctccttcttctccttctccttcttctccttcttctccttcttctccttcttctccttctcctcctcctcctcctcctgctccccttccctctcctccctccccctccatctccctttcATTAACCAACTGAGTGATCCGACATCTCCTCTTTGTCTTAAATCTTCGACTCTCTGGATCTGACACAATCAATTCCAATGCTGGGGTTTTccactgacttttttttgtttttgtttatattggTTTGATGTTTTTCAGTTCCAGCATCAATTCAGaattcagtttgggttttcttcatttcatccatctctttggtttttttttttttttaatcttcttttaattgtaaatttttaaaaatctttgtctGGGTATTCTTCTGGGTCATTTTCATTAGGGCACATCACTATGGGATTTGTGTTTTTCTGGAGGtgataaattgtgtgtgtgtatgtgtgtgtgtgtggtttgtatgtggggtgtgtgtgtgtgtgtgtgtgtgtgtgtatgtgtgtgtgtgatgtgttgtttttgtttctgcattGGAATTTGTGCATCTAGCATTAGTTTGTTGGTTCAGTTTTCCTTTATTCTGTTCCAATCACCTTTCTTCTTTCAGCAGAGGTGTTTGTAATGTTCAGGGTTAGGATAGTGACTTCTGTGCTTATCTGGTATTGGAGATACAGCCTGTCTCCTGGCTTGTGCTCCTCTGTCACCACTTGGTGACTTAAGCCATTCTCAAGGAGCCTAGAACTAGTTTTCCCTGTCAGTGCAGACTGGTTCTGGGTCTCAAAGCCAGATAGAGCAACTGTGTGTCCAGTCAGGTAGCTGTCAGGGCTCTGGGACTCTAAACTATGTGTGGTGGCTGCTGAGTCCCTGGAATCAGCCATAATAGAATTTGACTCATTAAAGAATACAAGTGTCAGCCAGAAGTGGTgaagcatgcttttaatccccgcactcaggaagcagaaccagatgaatttgaggccagcctcgtctacatagcagtttccaggtcagccaaggctacccagtgaaaggaagcagagaagaggaggagaggggggagaaagaagaggaggaagaggaaaaagaggaagagaaggaggaagaggagaagaagaaagaggaggaggaagagggggaaggaaaagtagaggaggaggaggaggaggaggaggaatgatcTATTTGGATCTATAGATCACTTTGGTATTTGGTAACATGAACCTTCAAACAATATTAAGTCTGAggattcttcctttcttctgatgtgtccttacatttatttttcgGTTCTTATAGCTTCCTTGCGTAGGTCTCTAACATCTCTGTGCTAAGCTGTTACATACAGGGAGAGGGAATTGAAGTTGTGTGTCTTTCCTATGGTTGCTTAGTCTGTACTGAATCGGAGAGGCTGATGTCTACCAGAGATGTTCTTCATGGCAGCAGCATTTCTTTGTGTATCAGCAGCTTCTGCTGGCCACACTTGGAATTTTCATCCTGTGGGTTGGACAGGTTCTCTCACCTTCCGAAgacaacctccccaccccaccccccgcccccgcctcaCCTAGAGGGGTGGCTGTTTTAGCTAAGGGATGTCTAAGTGTATTGACTGTGTGGGAAACAGCCACTGCACTGAGACCTATACAAACAGAACCTCTCTCTTCACACTTTGAAGAACTGTTGCATAATAATCACCCTCCAGGAAGGATGCTGCTCAGGGAGTCCTGTACCCCACTCTGCTAAGCTCAGAGCTTTGCAGGGGTGAACAGCAGATAGGTTGGTTCAGAATTTTAACTACACACTGACCTCGGGCGCCAACTCCACACGGTAATTCTCAGTTGATGAGATCTTTTCCTGGCAACTATGGGCAGAGCTATCTCTCCCAGGCTAAGCCAGGCGCCTGCCTCTTGCATCCATCTTGCTCACCACAGCTGAGCCATTAGACCACCCTTCTCCTAGAAGAATGGCCGGCCGAATCAAGTCTCCTTTGCCTGTAGAAGTTCCCTAACTTGGGTCCTCCATCAGGACCTGTCGTTACTGTACAATTATCTCAGAAGCCACCCCTTAGCTTTTCTGTCCACTGCTGACCCATGTGCCAGATCAGTTGTTGTCTAACCAAAACCTCCAATTGGATCCAAGGCTTTTGAGGCTGTGGTTAATGGGAACAGAACTGCAATTGCTTTCCGTTGGCTTTACCATTCAGAAgtggtctctgcctcccctcgTTCTGCCAGACAACTACCTAACTGAAGCTGTTTGGCTTGCTTCTCTGTGTCCTGCATTATTTTCTCTGCCAAGTTCCAGTACCTGACACCCCTTTCATGACCACTAGAAGCACTTCCCCCGTCTCTTGTCTTTGTAATGTAGGCTTTTGTCTTGTTCTGTCCCTTTCCTTCTGTCCCAGCTCATGCAGAGACAGACTCTCGGTCACCATCTTATCCAAGAATTCGTTTTTGTTAATGGTTATCCACAGTTTCATTGTGGATGTAGATAGAATGCCTTCATCGGTTGGTGGGCATCTAGGGAGGTCCATGGGTCAGGGTTGTGGTTATTGTGGGTGTTTCTACAAGAAGATAAGGACGTGTGCTATCTTTGTGTGTCGATGACTTAGATTCCTTCAGGCACAGACCCAGGAGGGAGCCAGCAGAATCATGAGGTCATTCCACGGTTAGTGCTCCCCCCAAGCCCCCACCTCTGACCTGGTTTCCATTGTGGCTGCATGAGTTTATTCTCACTGGCAGTGtataaaagttttcttcttttacaacTTTGCCAGCATTCactgtttggtttctttctttcttgtttaaaagaatcttttttttttttttctattcagctGACATAGTatcatgcatttttttaaaaaaaatcttgctgggcagtggtggcacacgcctgtaatcccagcacttgggaggcagaggcaggtggatttctgagtttgaggccaccctggtctacagaatgagttccaggacagccaggactacacagagaaaccctgtcttgaaaataaaaaattttttttggaagGATTGTTGTCAAAATGTAATTAAGGTCTCttgatttctatttctctgaatCCTctaattttcatacattttgttttttttataataaattctttttaagcctcaagaaaattcttttcacattttcctttttcatagCTGTTATCAGTTCACAGCTCTCCGTTAGAATCGTGGCTGACTGCTGACACATGCATGGTGGTTTTCCTTCAAGCCATCATAGAGTCATCTTTGCTAAAGGTATTTCCTATTAACCAGAGTTAAAGGGTGACCTTGGGTAAGTCCCGGTTTTAGAGGAAAACTGTGTATACAAAACTGTCTACAACTAAGTCCTATGTTAGGAAGTGGACACTGTGTGCCTAGACAAGCCATACTTCTTACCTTTCGATTTCCTGTTTATGAGAATTGTCCAAGTCATTCTTAAATGACTTAAAATGTTGTCACTATTTCTATATCCAGTGAAAATTCAGCTTTTGCCTACTGTGGCGTCTGACCATTCTGGCAAAGGCAAGGCTGACTTTCTTGATTTAAATAATACGCAAACTACGTAAGACCGCAAACATTTAACTGGTGA
The sequence above is drawn from the Mus pahari chromosome 8, PAHARI_EIJ_v1.1, whole genome shotgun sequence genome and encodes:
- the LOC110325977 gene encoding beta-defensin 43; protein product: MRVLFSILGVLTLLSIVPLARSFLENQDCFSRHRRCRMKCKDTEYAIRYCEDWTICCRVKKKEFRKKKMW